In Desulfuromonadales bacterium, the following proteins share a genomic window:
- the rsmA gene encoding 16S rRNA (adenine(1518)-N(6)/adenine(1519)-N(6))-dimethyltransferase RsmA, translating into MEHRPKKCFGQNFLRDRQVVDQIVAAAQLQPADRVLEIGPGHGVLTDRMLPLVREVVVMEVDRDLAAALRSRPAENLTVHEGDVLNLEWESLLPSPPYKLVANLPYNISSQILFRILDHRQRLGRLILMFQKEVGDRLAARPGTRDYGILSVFCQLWFDIRRVTLVPPGAFFPPPKVTSVVLAFEPLPHPRVAIADEDFFRRVVKGAFAQRRKTLRNSLTGYGFDALAVETALAAAGIDPVRRGETLSLAEFARLAETLLSAAR; encoded by the coding sequence ATGGAACATCGCCCGAAAAAATGCTTCGGCCAGAATTTCCTTCGCGACCGCCAGGTCGTCGACCAGATTGTCGCGGCGGCGCAGTTGCAGCCTGCCGACCGGGTTCTGGAGATCGGTCCCGGCCACGGGGTGCTCACCGACCGGATGCTGCCGCTGGTCCGGGAGGTGGTGGTCATGGAGGTCGACCGGGACCTGGCCGCGGCGCTGCGCTCCCGCCCGGCCGAAAACCTGACGGTGCACGAGGGCGACGTCCTCAACCTGGAATGGGAGAGCCTGCTGCCGTCCCCTCCCTACAAGCTGGTGGCCAATCTCCCCTACAACATCTCCAGTCAGATTCTGTTCCGGATTCTTGATCACCGCCAACGCCTCGGCCGCCTGATTCTCATGTTCCAGAAGGAGGTCGGCGATCGGCTGGCCGCCAGGCCGGGGACCAGGGATTACGGCATCCTTTCGGTTTTCTGCCAGCTGTGGTTCGACATCCGCCGGGTGACGCTGGTGCCGCCGGGGGCCTTCTTCCCGCCCCCCAAAGTGACTTCCGTCGTCCTCGCTTTCGAGCCGCTTCCGCACCCGCGGGTCGCGATCGCCGACGAAGATTTTTTCCGCCGGGTGGTCAAGGGGGCCTTCGCCCAGCGCCGCAAAACCCTGCGCAATTCCCTGACCGGCTACGGTTTCGACGCTCTGGCGGTGGAAACGGCCCTGGCCGCAGCCGGAATCGATCCCGTCCGCCGGGGCGAGACCCTCTCCCTGGCGGAATTTGCCCGTCTGGCCGAGACCTTGCTGTCAGCGGCGCGGTGA
- a CDS encoding DUF2062 domain-containing protein: MWRRWSFLRQFKLNLLRLIRLQATPDEIAKGFALGIFIGMTPTFGFQIALAVFFAFLLKENKLAAIIGVFITNPVTAPFIYALEYESGRILLGMDHVKFPAELTFSALAGLGWDVLLPLCLGSLIYGILCAGLSYALVLRLIPSVRTWRIPRWPRRRR, encoded by the coding sequence ATGTGGCGACGCTGGTCCTTCCTCAGGCAATTCAAGCTCAACCTGCTGCGCCTCATCCGCCTGCAGGCGACTCCCGATGAGATTGCCAAGGGGTTCGCCCTCGGCATTTTTATCGGCATGACCCCGACTTTCGGTTTCCAGATCGCCCTTGCCGTCTTCTTTGCCTTTCTGCTCAAGGAGAACAAGCTGGCCGCCATCATCGGCGTTTTCATCACCAACCCGGTGACGGCCCCTTTCATTTACGCGCTGGAATATGAATCCGGCCGGATCCTGCTGGGCATGGACCATGTGAAGTTCCCCGCCGAGCTCACTTTCTCGGCGCTTGCCGGCCTCGGCTGGGATGTTCTGCTGCCGCTCTGCCTCGGCAGCCTGATTTACGGCATCCTCTGCGCCGGGTTGAGCTATGCGCTGGTTCTGCGGCTGATCCCGAGCGTCCGGACCTGGCGCATTCCCCGCTGGCCCCGTCGCCGTCGGTAA
- the tsaD gene encoding tRNA (adenosine(37)-N6)-threonylcarbamoyltransferase complex transferase subunit TsaD — MLLLCIESSCDETAAAVVRDGRQILSSIVSSQIDVHARYGGVVPELASRQHVEAISVVVEEALAGAGVDLAAIEGIVVTRGPGLVGALLVGLSAAKAIAFARGIPLIGVHHMEGHILAVQLEAPVPYPYLALAVSGGHTHLYRVDGVGRYRILGRTLDDAAGEAFDKVAKLLGLPYPGGVQIDRLAAAGNPLAIDFPRPLLHQDNLDFSFSGMKTAVLNFVKKQTAPLADDLLRDLAASFQAAVVDVLCQKTLKAARLHGLARIVVAGGVACNSGLRSRFRALGAEAGVSVHFPSPALCGDNAAMLAVAGDAYLAAGHHGSLDLNALASWPLDQAGIPL, encoded by the coding sequence ATGCTTTTACTTTGCATCGAATCCTCCTGTGACGAAACCGCCGCCGCCGTCGTGCGCGACGGGCGGCAGATTCTCTCCAGCATTGTCTCCTCCCAGATCGATGTCCATGCCCGCTACGGCGGGGTAGTCCCCGAGCTCGCTTCCCGGCAGCATGTCGAGGCGATTTCGGTGGTGGTGGAAGAGGCCCTGGCCGGCGCCGGGGTCGACCTGGCGGCGATCGAGGGGATTGTGGTGACCCGCGGTCCCGGCCTGGTCGGTGCCCTGCTGGTCGGACTTTCGGCAGCCAAGGCGATCGCTTTTGCCCGCGGGATTCCGCTGATCGGCGTGCACCACATGGAAGGGCATATCCTGGCCGTGCAGCTGGAGGCGCCCGTCCCCTATCCCTACCTGGCCCTGGCGGTGTCCGGCGGGCATACCCACCTCTACCGCGTCGACGGCGTCGGCCGTTATCGCATCCTGGGGCGCACCCTGGACGATGCCGCCGGGGAGGCCTTCGACAAGGTGGCCAAGCTGCTCGGGCTTCCCTATCCCGGCGGCGTCCAGATCGACCGGCTGGCGGCGGCGGGCAACCCCCTGGCGATCGATTTCCCCAGACCGCTGCTGCACCAGGACAACCTCGACTTCAGCTTCAGCGGGATGAAGACGGCGGTTCTCAACTTTGTGAAGAAACAGACGGCCCCGCTGGCCGATGACCTTCTGCGGGATCTGGCCGCCAGTTTTCAGGCGGCGGTGGTCGATGTCCTCTGTCAGAAGACCCTGAAGGCGGCGCGGCTGCACGGTCTTGCCCGGATCGTGGTGGCCGGCGGCGTCGCCTGCAACAGCGGCCTGCGCAGCCGGTTCCGGGCTCTTGGCGCCGAAGCGGGGGTGTCGGTGCACTTCCCTTCGCCGGCCCTGTGCGGCGACAATGCCGCCATGCTGGCGGTAGCCGGTGACGCTTATCTTGCTGCAGGTCACCACGGTTCGCTAGATCTCAATGCGCTGGCCAGTTGGCCTCTCGATCAGGCCGGCATCCCCCTGTGA
- a CDS encoding PhoH family protein, with amino-acid sequence MKKTYILDTNVLLHDPQAIFRFEDNDLVIPITVIEEIDRFKKDQSEIGRNARQISRLLDGFRKQAHLIDGVTLEKGGVLKVAIFTEEALKRLPPELRSDQGDNRILAVAMKMKEESPFPVVFVTKDTNLRIKADAVGLPAEDYESDKVSIDELYSGTAQLLVEKEEVDRFYGQGYLDSPEEFLPNQYVTLVEAANPSHTALCRYQSTLRRLVPLVRPPKDGVWGIHSRNREQQFAFDLLLNDDIQLVTLVGKAGTGKTLLAIAAGLLKSADEGSYSRLLVSRPIFPMGRDLGFLPGDVEEKLAPWMQPIFDNVELLLGNVEERGKRKRGYKELVDMGILEIEPLTYIRGRSIPKQFMIVDEAQNLTPHEIKTIITRAGEGTKIVLTGDPYQIDNPYVDSSSNGLAYVVEKFKGQEISGHVTLTKGERSCLAELAANLL; translated from the coding sequence ATGAAAAAGACCTATATCCTCGATACCAATGTTCTGCTGCACGATCCCCAGGCGATTTTCCGCTTCGAGGACAACGATCTGGTCATCCCGATCACCGTCATCGAAGAGATCGACCGGTTCAAGAAAGACCAGAGCGAAATCGGCCGCAACGCCCGGCAGATCTCGCGTCTGCTCGACGGCTTTCGCAAGCAGGCCCACCTCATCGACGGGGTGACGCTGGAGAAGGGCGGGGTGCTGAAGGTCGCAATCTTTACCGAGGAGGCGCTCAAGCGACTGCCGCCGGAACTGCGCTCCGACCAGGGGGACAACCGCATCCTGGCGGTGGCGATGAAGATGAAGGAAGAGTCTCCGTTCCCCGTCGTCTTCGTCACCAAGGACACCAACCTGCGCATCAAGGCCGATGCCGTGGGGTTGCCGGCGGAGGACTACGAGTCGGACAAGGTTTCGATCGACGAGCTGTATTCGGGCACCGCTCAGCTCCTGGTGGAAAAGGAGGAGGTCGACCGCTTCTATGGGCAGGGATATCTCGATTCGCCGGAGGAATTTCTGCCGAACCAGTACGTCACCCTGGTCGAAGCCGCCAACCCTTCCCACACCGCCCTCTGCCGCTATCAGTCGACCCTGCGGCGGCTGGTGCCGTTGGTCCGGCCGCCCAAAGACGGGGTCTGGGGAATCCATTCGCGCAACCGCGAGCAGCAGTTCGCCTTCGATCTGCTGCTCAACGACGATATCCAGCTGGTGACCCTGGTCGGCAAGGCCGGCACCGGCAAGACGCTGCTGGCGATTGCCGCCGGCCTCCTCAAGTCCGCCGACGAGGGGAGTTACAGCCGTTTGCTGGTTTCCCGCCCGATCTTTCCCATGGGTCGGGATCTCGGTTTCCTGCCCGGCGACGTCGAGGAGAAGCTGGCCCCCTGGATGCAGCCGATCTTCGATAACGTCGAACTGCTGCTCGGCAACGTGGAGGAGCGGGGCAAGCGCAAGCGCGGCTACAAAGAGCTGGTGGACATGGGAATTCTCGAGATCGAACCACTGACCTACATCCGCGGCCGTTCGATTCCGAAGCAGTTCATGATCGTCGACGAGGCGCAGAACCTCACGCCGCATGAGATCAAGACCATTATCACGCGGGCCGGCGAAGGGACCAAGATCGTCTTGACCGGCGATCCCTACCAGATCGATAATCCCTATGTCGATTCCTCGAGCAACGGTCTGGCCTACGTCGTGGAGAAGTTCAAGGGACAGGAAATCTCCGGCCATGTGACCCTGACCAAGGGGGAGCGTTCCTGCCTGGCCGAACTGGCAGCGAATCTTTTATAA
- a CDS encoding aminotransferase class V-fold PLP-dependent enzyme, with protein MTIYLDNAATSFPKPEAVYIAADQALRCLAASPGRGGHREALAAGRIVFEAREAAAGLFGSADSSRIAFTASATEALNVALFGLLQPGDRVVTSTMEHNAVTRPLRALQERGVAVVKVPADRYGFVDPAAIRQACAEPTRLVVLSHCSNVTGTLQPIEEIGPWCRREGILFLVDAAQSAGQFALDVAGMGIDLLAVPGHKGLMGPPGTGLLYVREGIALRPLIYGGTGGNSQSDLPPEAMPERLEAGTLNTPGLAGLQAGIEFLRREGMFAVRARETELLAQLIGGLREIPEVELYGPLDPRFHGGVLSFNLTGRDPAEVGFLLDRDHDILCRVGLHCAPDAHRTIGTFPRGTVRVSPGYFTTAAEIEHLVRAVAAVTSRPPA; from the coding sequence ATGACCATATATCTGGACAACGCCGCGACCTCTTTTCCCAAGCCTGAAGCCGTCTACATCGCGGCCGATCAGGCGCTGCGCTGCCTCGCCGCCAGCCCGGGCCGCGGCGGCCATCGTGAGGCGCTGGCGGCTGGCCGCATCGTTTTCGAAGCCCGGGAAGCGGCTGCCGGGCTGTTCGGCAGCGCCGATTCGTCCCGCATCGCCTTCACCGCCAGCGCTACCGAAGCCCTTAACGTCGCCCTGTTCGGCCTGCTGCAGCCCGGCGACCGGGTCGTCACCTCGACCATGGAGCACAACGCCGTGACGCGCCCCCTGCGGGCGCTGCAGGAGCGCGGAGTGGCGGTGGTCAAGGTGCCGGCCGACCGTTACGGGTTCGTCGACCCCGCCGCCATCAGGCAGGCCTGTGCGGAGCCGACCCGGCTCGTGGTCCTCTCCCACTGTTCAAACGTCACCGGTACCCTGCAGCCGATCGAGGAGATCGGGCCCTGGTGCCGGCGGGAGGGGATTTTGTTCCTGGTCGATGCCGCCCAGAGTGCCGGCCAGTTTGCCCTGGATGTTGCCGGCATGGGGATTGACCTGCTGGCCGTTCCGGGACACAAGGGGCTCATGGGACCGCCGGGAACCGGCCTGCTCTACGTGCGCGAGGGGATCGCGCTGCGGCCGCTGATCTACGGCGGAACGGGGGGGAATTCGCAATCCGACCTGCCGCCCGAAGCGATGCCCGAGCGGCTCGAAGCCGGTACTCTCAATACCCCCGGCCTGGCCGGATTGCAGGCCGGCATCGAATTTCTGCGGCGCGAAGGGATGTTCGCCGTCAGAGCCCGCGAGACCGAGCTGCTGGCGCAACTGATCGGCGGGCTGCGTGAAATCCCGGAAGTCGAGCTTTACGGACCTCTCGACCCCCGTTTCCACGGCGGGGTTCTCTCGTTCAATCTGACCGGGCGGGACCCGGCGGAAGTCGGCTTCCTCCTGGACCGGGATCATGATATCCTCTGCCGGGTCGGCTTGCACTGCGCGCCGGACGCCCATCGCACCATCGGCACCTTTCCCCGCGGCACGGTCCGGGTCAGCCCCGGCTATTTCACGACCGCGGCGGAGATCGAGCATCTGGTGCGCGCCGTGGCTGCGGTGACTTCCCGTCCCCCGGCCTGA
- a CDS encoding vitamin B12-dependent ribonucleotide reductase, translating into MKNSAAATPLTTETAPLSLSKNALTVLERRYLKRDLQGKPVETPADMFRRVADTIAAAEDRLGTGNDAQALSDEFYRMMTSLEFLPNSPTLMNAGRELGQLSACFVLPVGDSLADIFEAIKQTALIHKSGGGTGFSFSRIRPANDVVKSTSGVSSGPLSFMKVFDAATETIKQGGTRRGANMGILRIDHPDVMDFIMAKRDQNVLTNFNISVGLTEAFMRAVESDGEYDLVNPRCQTPVKKMPARKVFEHIVDLAWTNGEPGIIFLDRLNRDNPTPHIGEIEATNPCGEQPLLPFESCNLGSINLVKMVSEQGELDWEKLGRTVRLAARFLDNVIEVNNYPIPQIDEMTRANRKIGLGVMGWADLLIVLGLAYNSAEAVQLGEKVMKFITDTAREVSCELAAERGPFPNFKGSVFDKKGARPVRNATSSTIAPTGTISIISNSSSGIEPLFAVSYVRQVLDNDILVEVHPLFEKIARERGFYSPELMKLIAEHGTVQDIAAVPEDVRRVFVTAHDITPEDHIRMQAAFQKYTDNAVSKTVNFCNTATKEDVATVYRLAYQQGCKGVTIYRDGSRDMQVLSVAKKEEKKDEKVVPMESHKAGRKRERPRALRGATYQMETGCGPLYVTINEDNQGLFELFTTMGKAGGCAASQCEAIGRLVSLAWRSGVQARQAVKQMIGITCHKPAGFGENKILSCADAVAKAIQMHMSEALGEVHTQNGGACPECGGPVEHEGGCCVCHACGYSECA; encoded by the coding sequence ATGAAAAATTCGGCAGCCGCGACCCCCCTGACGACGGAAACCGCCCCCCTCTCACTCTCCAAGAACGCCCTCACCGTCCTCGAGCGCCGCTACCTCAAGCGCGACCTCCAGGGCAAGCCCGTCGAGACGCCGGCCGACATGTTCCGGCGGGTGGCCGACACCATCGCCGCCGCCGAAGACCGGCTCGGCACCGGCAACGACGCGCAGGCGCTCTCCGACGAGTTCTACCGGATGATGACCAGCCTCGAGTTTCTGCCCAACTCCCCTACCCTGATGAACGCCGGCCGCGAGCTCGGTCAGCTCTCGGCCTGCTTCGTGCTGCCGGTGGGCGACTCGCTGGCCGACATCTTCGAGGCGATCAAGCAGACGGCGCTCATCCATAAGAGCGGCGGCGGCACCGGCTTCTCCTTCTCGCGCATCCGGCCGGCCAACGACGTGGTCAAATCGACCAGCGGCGTCTCCTCCGGCCCCCTCTCCTTCATGAAGGTCTTCGACGCCGCCACCGAGACGATCAAGCAGGGTGGCACCCGGCGCGGCGCCAACATGGGAATTCTGCGCATCGACCATCCCGACGTGATGGATTTCATCATGGCCAAGCGCGACCAGAACGTGCTGACCAACTTCAACATCTCGGTCGGCCTCACCGAAGCCTTCATGCGGGCGGTGGAGAGCGACGGCGAATACGACCTCGTCAACCCCCGCTGCCAGACGCCGGTGAAGAAGATGCCGGCGCGCAAGGTCTTCGAGCACATCGTCGACCTCGCCTGGACCAACGGTGAGCCGGGGATCATCTTCCTCGACCGCCTCAACCGCGACAACCCCACGCCGCACATCGGCGAGATCGAGGCGACCAACCCCTGCGGCGAGCAGCCGCTGCTCCCCTTCGAGAGCTGCAACCTCGGCTCGATCAACCTGGTGAAGATGGTCTCGGAGCAGGGCGAACTCGACTGGGAGAAACTCGGCCGCACGGTGCGCCTGGCCGCCCGCTTCCTCGACAACGTCATCGAGGTCAACAACTACCCGATCCCGCAGATCGACGAGATGACCCGCGCCAACCGCAAGATCGGCCTCGGCGTCATGGGCTGGGCCGACCTGCTGATCGTCCTCGGCCTGGCCTACAACTCGGCCGAGGCGGTGCAGCTCGGCGAGAAGGTGATGAAATTCATCACCGACACCGCCCGCGAAGTCTCCTGCGAGCTGGCCGCCGAGCGCGGTCCCTTCCCCAACTTCAAGGGGAGCGTATTCGACAAGAAGGGCGCCAGGCCGGTGCGCAACGCCACCAGCAGCACCATCGCCCCGACCGGCACCATCTCGATCATCTCCAACAGCTCGAGCGGCATCGAACCCCTCTTTGCCGTCTCGTATGTCCGCCAGGTGCTCGACAACGACATTCTCGTCGAGGTCCATCCCCTCTTCGAGAAGATCGCCCGCGAGCGCGGCTTCTACTCCCCTGAACTGATGAAGCTGATCGCCGAGCACGGCACCGTGCAGGACATCGCCGCCGTCCCCGAGGACGTGCGCCGCGTCTTCGTCACCGCCCACGACATCACCCCCGAAGACCATATCCGGATGCAGGCGGCCTTCCAGAAGTACACCGACAACGCCGTCAGCAAGACGGTCAACTTCTGCAACACCGCCACCAAGGAGGACGTCGCCACCGTCTACCGCCTCGCCTACCAGCAGGGCTGCAAGGGGGTGACCATCTACCGCGACGGCAGCCGCGACATGCAGGTCCTCTCGGTGGCAAAGAAGGAGGAGAAGAAGGACGAGAAGGTCGTCCCCATGGAGTCGCACAAGGCCGGCCGCAAGCGGGAGCGCCCGCGCGCCCTGCGCGGCGCCACCTACCAGATGGAGACCGGCTGCGGCCCGCTCTACGTCACCATCAACGAGGACAACCAGGGGCTCTTCGAGCTCTTCACCACCATGGGCAAGGCCGGCGGCTGCGCCGCCAGCCAGTGCGAGGCGATCGGCCGCCTCGTCTCGCTGGCCTGGAGAAGCGGCGTCCAGGCCCGGCAGGCGGTCAAGCAGATGATCGGCATCACCTGCCACAAGCCGGCCGGCTTCGGCGAGAACAAGATCCTCTCCTGCGCCGACGCGGTCGCCAAGGCGATCCAGATGCACATGAGCGAAGCCCTCGGCGAGGTCCACACGCAGAACGGCGGCGCCTGCCCCGAGTGCGGCGGGCCGGTCGAGCACGAGGGGGGATGCTGCGTCTGTCATGCGTGCGGGTATAGTGAGTGTGCGTGA
- a CDS encoding nucleotidyltransferase family protein: MNRAQIIQRLSEHKGELDAFGVRSLSLFGSVARGEERPGSDIDILVEFERVGGLFEFVRLKNYLEKTLGQPVDLVTPDALKPQLREKILRESIHAC; the protein is encoded by the coding sequence ATGAATCGCGCACAGATCATTCAAAGACTCAGCGAGCACAAAGGGGAGCTTGACGCCTTCGGCGTCCGCTCCCTTTCCCTGTTCGGTTCGGTCGCCCGGGGCGAAGAGCGACCGGGCAGCGACATCGACATCTTGGTCGAGTTCGAGCGGGTCGGTGGCCTGTTCGAGTTCGTGCGATTGAAAAACTACCTCGAAAAGACCCTCGGCCAGCCGGTCGACCTGGTCACCCCCGATGCGCTCAAGCCGCAGTTGCGGGAGAAGATTCTGCGGGAGTCCATCCATGCCTGTTAG
- a CDS encoding DUF86 domain-containing protein, with translation MDRIAEYTAGMSYEAFLGNRLVIDAVVRNLEVIGEAARHIPDDVQTRFPHVPWVEMKGMRNILIHEYFGVSLEIVWKTVQENLPPVEPKLRELLKKV, from the coding sequence ATGGATCGGATTGCCGAGTACACGGCCGGGATGAGCTACGAGGCCTTCCTGGGCAACCGGCTGGTGATTGACGCGGTCGTGCGCAACCTTGAAGTCATCGGCGAGGCGGCCCGTCACATCCCCGATGATGTTCAGACCCGGTTCCCGCATGTCCCATGGGTCGAGATGAAAGGGATGCGCAACATCCTTATTCACGAATATTTCGGCGTCAGCCTGGAGATCGTCTGGAAGACGGTGCAGGAGAATCTACCGCCGGTGGAGCCGAAGCTGAGAGAGCTTTTGAAAAAAGTCTGA